The following are encoded in a window of Ricinus communis isolate WT05 ecotype wild-type chromosome 4, ASM1957865v1, whole genome shotgun sequence genomic DNA:
- the LOC8274383 gene encoding bidirectional sugar transporter SWEET3 — MGDRLRLAVGVMGNAASLLLYAAPILTFARVIRKRSIEEFSCVPYIVTLGNCLLYTWYGLPVVSCRWENLPLVTINGLGIFFEISFILVYFRFAETRGKIKVAITIIPVILYFAATAAISSFAFHDHHHRKLFTGSVGLLASVGMYGSPLVVMKQVITTKSVEFMPFYLSFFSFLASSLWLTYGLLSHDLFIASPNFLGVPFGIIQLVLYFIYRKWGVMEEPKDRDLERDNGEKSKQLKLAVDENTNGGKC, encoded by the exons atgggAGATAGGCTGCGCTTGGCAGTTGGAGTCATGG GCAATGCAGCTTCTTTGTTACTTTATGCTGCACCCAT ATTAACTTTCGCAAGGGTGATAAGGAAGAGAAGCATTGAAGAGTTTTCATGTGTTCCTTACATTGTTACACTGGGAAACTGTCTCCTCTACACTTGGTATGGGTTGCCTGTTGTAAGCTGCAGATGGGAAAACTTACCTTTAGTCACCATCAATGGTCTAGGCATTTTCTTCGAGATATCTTTCATTCTCGTATATTTTCGGTTTGCTGAAACCAGAGGAAAG ATAAAAGTTGCTATTACGATAATTCCTGTCATCTTATATTTCGCGGCCACGGCAGCTATCTCATCTTTCGCATTCCATGATCACCATCATCGCAAGTTATTCACCGGTAGCGTTGGGTTACTTGCCTCTGTTGGAATGTATGGTTCTCCACTGGTGGTTATG AAGCAAGTTATAACAACGAAGAGCGTGGAGTTCATGCCCTTCTACCTGTCATTCTTCTCATTTCTTGCAAGTTCTCTTTGGCTGACTTATGGTCTACTAAGCCATGATCTGTTTATCGCG TCCCCTAATTTCCTGGGTGTTCCGTTTGGCATCATCCAACTGGTGTTGTACTTCATATATAGAAAATGGGGTGTCATGGAAGAACCAAAAGATCGGGATTTAGAAAGAGATAATGGAGAGAAATCCAAGCAGTTGAAGCTGGCAGTTGATGAAAATACTAATGGCGGCAAGTGTTGA
- the LOC8274382 gene encoding pentatricopeptide repeat-containing protein At2g13600 isoform X2 — protein MLMKSLPGKWKHNRWKVVKCYSTHVHVSRSDDPCTVSTNIAITRYAIKGQLDFARCLFDKMPQRTSVSWNTMISSYLKWGKFKESFSLLSLMHRSNTQLDETTFSTILSVCTRTQSFCDGKQIHCLVLKSGCGSFELVGSVLLYFYGNCSQIDDAKRVFDELHDKNEVVWSSMVVCYVQRGLLTDAYDLFVKMPKKEVVSWSKLISGYAKSEVRSEKALELFQLMRESGEVLPNEFTLDSVIRVCGKLGALSEGMVVHGILIKTGFEFDQSISGALVQFYCDCEAIDDAKRIYDGIAYPCSSASNSLIEGYVLLGRIKDADLIFNRATEKNSALCNLMVKAYSMSGRVEDSKTLFEKMPQKTIISSNTMISVYSRNGELDKALMLFEQTKDQRNPVTWNSMLSGYVQNEQHEEALKLYVTMKRSSVDCTRSTFSVLFRACSYIGSLQQGKMLHANLIKTPFASNVYVGTSLVDMYSKCGSIFDAKNSFSSISAPNVAAWTALINGYAHHGFGSEAILLFQHMLEQKVVPNGATFVGILTACDRAGLVNEGMNFFLSMDEIYGVTPTLEHYACVVGLLGRSGRLLEAEEFIKAMPIEADGVIWAALLSACWFWVDMEVGERVAEQIFHTHPKPKSAYVILSNIYAALGKWGKKMNMRNRLRNLEVKKDPGCSWIELNNRLHVFSVENRSHPHCNALSYKLTW, from the exons ATGTTGATGAAATCTTTACCTGGGAAATGGAAGCACAATCGATGGAAGGTCGTGAAATGCTACTCGACCCATGTTCATGTTTCAAGAAGCGACGACCCTTGTACAGTCTCTACTAACATTGCCATAACCCGGTACGCAATAAAAGGCCAGTTAGACTTTGCTCGGTGCTTGTTTGATAAGATGCCACAACGAACATCTGTTTCTTGGAACACAATGATTTCCAGTTACTTAAAATGGGGCAAATTCAAAGAGTCATTTTCTCTACTTTCTTTGATGCATCGCTCTAATACCCAACTAGATGAGACTACTTTTTCTACTATATTAAGCGTATGTACTCGTACGCAGTCGTTTTGTGACGGAAAGCAGATTCATTGCCTGGTATTGAAATCTGGTTGCGGGAGTTTTGAGCTTGTAGGGAGtgtgttattatatttttatggaaATTGTTCGCAAATTGACGATGCCAAGAGGGTTTTTGATGAGTTACACGATAAGAATGAGGTGGTGTGGAGTTCGATGGTGGTATGTTATGTGCAGCGTGGACTATTAACTGATGCTTACGATTTGTTTGTGAAAATGCCTAAGAAAGAAGTTGTTTCATGGAGCAAGCTGATTTCGGGGTACGCAAAGAGTGAGGTGCGTTCTGAAAAGGCTTTGGAGTTATTCCAATTAATGAGAGAGAGTGGAGAGGTTTTACCTAATGAGTTTACTTTGGATTCTGTTATAAGGGTTTGTGGTAAGCTTGGTGCTTTAAGCGAAGGGATGGTTGTTCATGGGATTTTGATAAAAACTGGCTTTGAATTTGATCAGTCAATTAGTGGCGCATTGGTTCAGTTTTATTGTGATTGTGAAGCTATTGATGATGCTAAGAGAATTTATGATGGAATAGCTTACCCATGTTCAAGTGCTTCAAATTCTCTGATTGAGGGGTATGTATTGCTAGGTAGGATTAAAGATGCAGACCTGATCTTTAACAGAGCGACAGAGAAAAATTCGGCTTTGTGTAATTTGATGGTCAAAGCTTATTCAATGAGCGGTCGAGTTGAGGACTCGAAAACACTGTTTGAGAAAATGCCTCAAAAAACTATTATTTCTTCAAATACTATGATCTCCGTGTATTCAAGGAATGGTGAGCTTGACAAGGCTTTGATGCTTTTTGAACAAACAAAAGATCAGAGAAACCCTGTGACCTGGAACTCAATGCTGTCAGGCTATGTGCAAAATGAGCAGCACGAAGAGGCTCTAAAGCTGTATGTAACCATGAAAAGATCATCAGTAGACTGTACTAGATCTACATTCTCTGTGCTATTTCGTGCCTGTTCATATATTGGATCACTTCAACAAGGGAAAATGCTTCATGCTAACTTGATTAAAACACCATTTGCATCAAATGTTTATGTTGGGACTTCACTTGTAGATATGTATTCCAAATGCGGGAGTATCTTTGATGCTAAAAACTCCTTTTCAAGCATATCTGCACCCAATGTGGCAGCATGGACAGCTCTTATAAATGGGTATGCACATCATGGATTTGGCTCCGAGGCGATTTTACTCTTTCAACATATGCTAGAGCAAAAAGTAGTCCCTAATGGAGCTACTTTTGTTGGTATCCTAACTGCTTGTGATCGTGCTGGTCTGGTCAATGAAGGGATGAATTTTTTCCTCTCAATGGATGAAATTTATGGAGTAACTCCAACTCTAGAACACTATGCTTGTGTTGTAGGTCTTCTTGGCCGGTCAGGGCGCCTACTTGAAGCTGAGGAGTTTATCAAAGCAATGCCAATTGAAGCAGATGGAGTTATTTGGGCAGCCTTGCTCAGTGCTTGTTGGTTCTGGGTGGACATGGAAGTAGGCGAAAGGGTGGCTGAGCAAATATTCCATACGCATCCCAAGCCAAAATCAGCTTATGTCATTTTGTCCAACATTTATGCAGCTTTGGGGAAGTGGGGAAAGAAGATGAATATGAGGAACAGATTAAGGAACTTAGAGGTCAAAAAGGATCCTGGGTGTAGTTGGATAGAGCTGAATAATAGACTCCATGTGTTCTCTGTAGAAAACAGAAGTCATCCACATTGTAAT GCGCTGTCATATAAACTCACATGGTGA
- the LOC8274382 gene encoding pentatricopeptide repeat-containing protein At2g13600 isoform X1: MLMKSLPGKWKHNRWKVVKCYSTHVHVSRSDDPCTVSTNIAITRYAIKGQLDFARCLFDKMPQRTSVSWNTMISSYLKWGKFKESFSLLSLMHRSNTQLDETTFSTILSVCTRTQSFCDGKQIHCLVLKSGCGSFELVGSVLLYFYGNCSQIDDAKRVFDELHDKNEVVWSSMVVCYVQRGLLTDAYDLFVKMPKKEVVSWSKLISGYAKSEVRSEKALELFQLMRESGEVLPNEFTLDSVIRVCGKLGALSEGMVVHGILIKTGFEFDQSISGALVQFYCDCEAIDDAKRIYDGIAYPCSSASNSLIEGYVLLGRIKDADLIFNRATEKNSALCNLMVKAYSMSGRVEDSKTLFEKMPQKTIISSNTMISVYSRNGELDKALMLFEQTKDQRNPVTWNSMLSGYVQNEQHEEALKLYVTMKRSSVDCTRSTFSVLFRACSYIGSLQQGKMLHANLIKTPFASNVYVGTSLVDMYSKCGSIFDAKNSFSSISAPNVAAWTALINGYAHHGFGSEAILLFQHMLEQKVVPNGATFVGILTACDRAGLVNEGMNFFLSMDEIYGVTPTLEHYACVVGLLGRSGRLLEAEEFIKAMPIEADGVIWAALLSACWFWVDMEVGERVAEQIFHTHPKPKSAYVILSNIYAALGKWGKKMNMRNRLRNLEVKKDPGCSWIELNNRLHVFSVENRSHPHCNVIYPTLEHLSVNLISTVQFNSGSSLLKMMVCFSATCDY, encoded by the coding sequence ATGTTGATGAAATCTTTACCTGGGAAATGGAAGCACAATCGATGGAAGGTCGTGAAATGCTACTCGACCCATGTTCATGTTTCAAGAAGCGACGACCCTTGTACAGTCTCTACTAACATTGCCATAACCCGGTACGCAATAAAAGGCCAGTTAGACTTTGCTCGGTGCTTGTTTGATAAGATGCCACAACGAACATCTGTTTCTTGGAACACAATGATTTCCAGTTACTTAAAATGGGGCAAATTCAAAGAGTCATTTTCTCTACTTTCTTTGATGCATCGCTCTAATACCCAACTAGATGAGACTACTTTTTCTACTATATTAAGCGTATGTACTCGTACGCAGTCGTTTTGTGACGGAAAGCAGATTCATTGCCTGGTATTGAAATCTGGTTGCGGGAGTTTTGAGCTTGTAGGGAGtgtgttattatatttttatggaaATTGTTCGCAAATTGACGATGCCAAGAGGGTTTTTGATGAGTTACACGATAAGAATGAGGTGGTGTGGAGTTCGATGGTGGTATGTTATGTGCAGCGTGGACTATTAACTGATGCTTACGATTTGTTTGTGAAAATGCCTAAGAAAGAAGTTGTTTCATGGAGCAAGCTGATTTCGGGGTACGCAAAGAGTGAGGTGCGTTCTGAAAAGGCTTTGGAGTTATTCCAATTAATGAGAGAGAGTGGAGAGGTTTTACCTAATGAGTTTACTTTGGATTCTGTTATAAGGGTTTGTGGTAAGCTTGGTGCTTTAAGCGAAGGGATGGTTGTTCATGGGATTTTGATAAAAACTGGCTTTGAATTTGATCAGTCAATTAGTGGCGCATTGGTTCAGTTTTATTGTGATTGTGAAGCTATTGATGATGCTAAGAGAATTTATGATGGAATAGCTTACCCATGTTCAAGTGCTTCAAATTCTCTGATTGAGGGGTATGTATTGCTAGGTAGGATTAAAGATGCAGACCTGATCTTTAACAGAGCGACAGAGAAAAATTCGGCTTTGTGTAATTTGATGGTCAAAGCTTATTCAATGAGCGGTCGAGTTGAGGACTCGAAAACACTGTTTGAGAAAATGCCTCAAAAAACTATTATTTCTTCAAATACTATGATCTCCGTGTATTCAAGGAATGGTGAGCTTGACAAGGCTTTGATGCTTTTTGAACAAACAAAAGATCAGAGAAACCCTGTGACCTGGAACTCAATGCTGTCAGGCTATGTGCAAAATGAGCAGCACGAAGAGGCTCTAAAGCTGTATGTAACCATGAAAAGATCATCAGTAGACTGTACTAGATCTACATTCTCTGTGCTATTTCGTGCCTGTTCATATATTGGATCACTTCAACAAGGGAAAATGCTTCATGCTAACTTGATTAAAACACCATTTGCATCAAATGTTTATGTTGGGACTTCACTTGTAGATATGTATTCCAAATGCGGGAGTATCTTTGATGCTAAAAACTCCTTTTCAAGCATATCTGCACCCAATGTGGCAGCATGGACAGCTCTTATAAATGGGTATGCACATCATGGATTTGGCTCCGAGGCGATTTTACTCTTTCAACATATGCTAGAGCAAAAAGTAGTCCCTAATGGAGCTACTTTTGTTGGTATCCTAACTGCTTGTGATCGTGCTGGTCTGGTCAATGAAGGGATGAATTTTTTCCTCTCAATGGATGAAATTTATGGAGTAACTCCAACTCTAGAACACTATGCTTGTGTTGTAGGTCTTCTTGGCCGGTCAGGGCGCCTACTTGAAGCTGAGGAGTTTATCAAAGCAATGCCAATTGAAGCAGATGGAGTTATTTGGGCAGCCTTGCTCAGTGCTTGTTGGTTCTGGGTGGACATGGAAGTAGGCGAAAGGGTGGCTGAGCAAATATTCCATACGCATCCCAAGCCAAAATCAGCTTATGTCATTTTGTCCAACATTTATGCAGCTTTGGGGAAGTGGGGAAAGAAGATGAATATGAGGAACAGATTAAGGAACTTAGAGGTCAAAAAGGATCCTGGGTGTAGTTGGATAGAGCTGAATAATAGACTCCATGTGTTCTCTGTAGAAAACAGAAGTCATCCACATTGTAATGTAATTTACCCCACTTTAGAGCATCTATCTGTGAATTTAATCTCTACAGTTCAATTTAATAGTGGTTCTTCTTTACTGAAGATGATGGTTTGTTTTAGCGCAACCTGTGATTATTAA
- the LOC8274381 gene encoding polypyrimidine tract-binding protein homolog 2 isoform X1, translating into MASVSSQPQFRLTQPPSKVLHLRNLPWECTEEELIELGKPFGKVVNTKCNVGANRNQAFIEFMDLNQAIAMISYYASSSEPAQVRGKTVYLQYSNRQEIVNNKTTADVAGNVLLVTIEGADARLVSIDVLHLVFSAFGFVHKITTFEKTAGFQALVQFSDAETASSAKNALDGRNIPRYLLPEHIGPCTLRITYSAHTDLSVKFQSHRSRDYTNPNLPVAPSAIDGSGMFTVGLDGKKLEPESNVLLASIENMQYAVTLDVLHMVFSAFGPVQKIAMFDKNGGLQALIQYPDVQTAVVAKEALEGHCIYDGGFCKLHISYSRHSDLSIKVNNDRSRDYTIPNPAMVNPQPSILGQQPVPTVGPPAHPYSGAQFAPHTEHPVMPQPSAGWTAAVPAGPHSMPPQMNNHPYFPSGAMPPQMGPGMMQMPGHTGIQQGAPMPPYRPGQMQ; encoded by the exons ATGGCATCTGTTTCCAGTCAGCCACAGTTCCGTCTCACACAACCTCCATCAAAGGTGTTGCACTTGAGAAACTTGCCATGGGAATGCACAGAAGAGGAGTTAATTGAGCTAGGGAAGCCCTTTGGTAAAGTTGTCAACACAAAGTGCAATGTTGGAGCAAACAGAAATCAAGCTTTTATAGAATTT ATGGATTTAAATCAAGCTATTGCAATGATCTCATACTATGCTTCGTCGTCAGAGCCTGCTCAGGTACGGGGGAAGACTGTCTACCTGCAGTATTCTAATAGGCAAGAAATAGTCAACAACAAGACGACAGCCGATGTTGCTGGAAATGTATTGTTGGTAACCATTGAAGGTGCAGATGCACGTCTTGTCAGCATTGATGTTTTGCACCTG GTGTTTTCTGCTTTTGGGTTTGTACATAAGATTACTACATTTGAGAAGACAGCTGGATTCCAG GCACTGGTGCAATTTTCTGATGCAGAAACTGCCTCTTCTGCAAAAAATGCCCTGGACGGAAGAAACATCCCTAG GTATCTGCTTCCTGAACATATCGGACCATGTACCCTTAGGATCACATATTCTGCGCATACAGATTTGAGTGTAAAATTCCAAAGCCACCGGAGCAG GGACTACACTAATCCAAACCTTCCTGTTGCACCATCAGCAATAGATGGAAGTGGAATG TTCACTGTTGGTCTTGATGGGAAAAAACTAGAACCTGAGAGTAATGTTCTTCTAGCATCAATTGAGAACATGCAGTATGCTGTCACCTTGGATGTTTTGCACATG GTTTTTTCTGCGTTTGGGCCTGTCCAGAAGATTGCAATGTTCGATAAGAATGGCGGACTTCAGGCTTTAATTCAATACCCTG ATGTACAGACAGCTGTTGTTGCAAAGGAAGCGTTGGAAGGTCACTGCATCTATGATGGGGGGTTTTGCAAACTTCACATCTCATATTCACGTCATAGTGATCTCAGTATAAag GTTAACAATGACCGGAGTCGAGATTATACAATTCCTAACCCAGCAATGGTGAACCCCCAGCCTTCTATTCTGGGGCAACAGCCTGTTCCTACTGTTGGCCCTCCGGCTCATCCATACAGTGGAGCTCAGTTTGCTCCACACACAGAGCATCCAGTGATGCCTCAGCCTTCAGCTGGATGGACTGCTGCTGTTCCAGCTGGACCCCATTCGATGCCTCCGCAGATGAATAATCATCCTTACTTTCCATCTGGAGCAATGCCACCCCAAATGGGCCCTGGAATGATGCAGATGCCAGGCCATACTGGCATACAACAGGGTGCACCAATGCCACCTTATAGACCTGGTCAGATGCAATAG
- the LOC8274381 gene encoding polypyrimidine tract-binding protein homolog 2 isoform X2, which produces MHVLSALMFCTCRPMSKEYLRWQLNALGERAHVFSAFGFVHKITTFEKTAGFQALVQFSDAETASSAKNALDGRNIPRYLLPEHIGPCTLRITYSAHTDLSVKFQSHRSRDYTNPNLPVAPSAIDGSGMFTVGLDGKKLEPESNVLLASIENMQYAVTLDVLHMVFSAFGPVQKIAMFDKNGGLQALIQYPDVQTAVVAKEALEGHCIYDGGFCKLHISYSRHSDLSIKVNNDRSRDYTIPNPAMVNPQPSILGQQPVPTVGPPAHPYSGAQFAPHTEHPVMPQPSAGWTAAVPAGPHSMPPQMNNHPYFPSGAMPPQMGPGMMQMPGHTGIQQGAPMPPYRPGQMQ; this is translated from the exons ATGCACGTCTTGTCAGCATTGATGTTTTGCACCTG CAGGCCCATGTCAAAGGAATATCTTCGATGGCAGCTTAATGCATTGGGAGAAAGAGCACAT GTGTTTTCTGCTTTTGGGTTTGTACATAAGATTACTACATTTGAGAAGACAGCTGGATTCCAG GCACTGGTGCAATTTTCTGATGCAGAAACTGCCTCTTCTGCAAAAAATGCCCTGGACGGAAGAAACATCCCTAG GTATCTGCTTCCTGAACATATCGGACCATGTACCCTTAGGATCACATATTCTGCGCATACAGATTTGAGTGTAAAATTCCAAAGCCACCGGAGCAG GGACTACACTAATCCAAACCTTCCTGTTGCACCATCAGCAATAGATGGAAGTGGAATG TTCACTGTTGGTCTTGATGGGAAAAAACTAGAACCTGAGAGTAATGTTCTTCTAGCATCAATTGAGAACATGCAGTATGCTGTCACCTTGGATGTTTTGCACATG GTTTTTTCTGCGTTTGGGCCTGTCCAGAAGATTGCAATGTTCGATAAGAATGGCGGACTTCAGGCTTTAATTCAATACCCTG ATGTACAGACAGCTGTTGTTGCAAAGGAAGCGTTGGAAGGTCACTGCATCTATGATGGGGGGTTTTGCAAACTTCACATCTCATATTCACGTCATAGTGATCTCAGTATAAag GTTAACAATGACCGGAGTCGAGATTATACAATTCCTAACCCAGCAATGGTGAACCCCCAGCCTTCTATTCTGGGGCAACAGCCTGTTCCTACTGTTGGCCCTCCGGCTCATCCATACAGTGGAGCTCAGTTTGCTCCACACACAGAGCATCCAGTGATGCCTCAGCCTTCAGCTGGATGGACTGCTGCTGTTCCAGCTGGACCCCATTCGATGCCTCCGCAGATGAATAATCATCCTTACTTTCCATCTGGAGCAATGCCACCCCAAATGGGCCCTGGAATGATGCAGATGCCAGGCCATACTGGCATACAACAGGGTGCACCAATGCCACCTTATAGACCTGGTCAGATGCAATAG
- the LOC8274381 gene encoding polypyrimidine tract-binding protein homolog 2 isoform X3 → MHVLSALMFCTWPMSKEYLRWQLNALGERAHVFSAFGFVHKITTFEKTAGFQALVQFSDAETASSAKNALDGRNIPRYLLPEHIGPCTLRITYSAHTDLSVKFQSHRSRDYTNPNLPVAPSAIDGSGMFTVGLDGKKLEPESNVLLASIENMQYAVTLDVLHMVFSAFGPVQKIAMFDKNGGLQALIQYPDVQTAVVAKEALEGHCIYDGGFCKLHISYSRHSDLSIKVNNDRSRDYTIPNPAMVNPQPSILGQQPVPTVGPPAHPYSGAQFAPHTEHPVMPQPSAGWTAAVPAGPHSMPPQMNNHPYFPSGAMPPQMGPGMMQMPGHTGIQQGAPMPPYRPGQMQ, encoded by the exons ATGCACGTCTTGTCAGCATTGATGTTTTGCACCTG GCCCATGTCAAAGGAATATCTTCGATGGCAGCTTAATGCATTGGGAGAAAGAGCACAT GTGTTTTCTGCTTTTGGGTTTGTACATAAGATTACTACATTTGAGAAGACAGCTGGATTCCAG GCACTGGTGCAATTTTCTGATGCAGAAACTGCCTCTTCTGCAAAAAATGCCCTGGACGGAAGAAACATCCCTAG GTATCTGCTTCCTGAACATATCGGACCATGTACCCTTAGGATCACATATTCTGCGCATACAGATTTGAGTGTAAAATTCCAAAGCCACCGGAGCAG GGACTACACTAATCCAAACCTTCCTGTTGCACCATCAGCAATAGATGGAAGTGGAATG TTCACTGTTGGTCTTGATGGGAAAAAACTAGAACCTGAGAGTAATGTTCTTCTAGCATCAATTGAGAACATGCAGTATGCTGTCACCTTGGATGTTTTGCACATG GTTTTTTCTGCGTTTGGGCCTGTCCAGAAGATTGCAATGTTCGATAAGAATGGCGGACTTCAGGCTTTAATTCAATACCCTG ATGTACAGACAGCTGTTGTTGCAAAGGAAGCGTTGGAAGGTCACTGCATCTATGATGGGGGGTTTTGCAAACTTCACATCTCATATTCACGTCATAGTGATCTCAGTATAAag GTTAACAATGACCGGAGTCGAGATTATACAATTCCTAACCCAGCAATGGTGAACCCCCAGCCTTCTATTCTGGGGCAACAGCCTGTTCCTACTGTTGGCCCTCCGGCTCATCCATACAGTGGAGCTCAGTTTGCTCCACACACAGAGCATCCAGTGATGCCTCAGCCTTCAGCTGGATGGACTGCTGCTGTTCCAGCTGGACCCCATTCGATGCCTCCGCAGATGAATAATCATCCTTACTTTCCATCTGGAGCAATGCCACCCCAAATGGGCCCTGGAATGATGCAGATGCCAGGCCATACTGGCATACAACAGGGTGCACCAATGCCACCTTATAGACCTGGTCAGATGCAATAG
- the LOC8274381 gene encoding polypyrimidine tract-binding protein homolog 2 isoform X4, with the protein MSKEYLRWQLNALGERAHVFSAFGFVHKITTFEKTAGFQALVQFSDAETASSAKNALDGRNIPRYLLPEHIGPCTLRITYSAHTDLSVKFQSHRSRDYTNPNLPVAPSAIDGSGMFTVGLDGKKLEPESNVLLASIENMQYAVTLDVLHMVFSAFGPVQKIAMFDKNGGLQALIQYPDVQTAVVAKEALEGHCIYDGGFCKLHISYSRHSDLSIKVNNDRSRDYTIPNPAMVNPQPSILGQQPVPTVGPPAHPYSGAQFAPHTEHPVMPQPSAGWTAAVPAGPHSMPPQMNNHPYFPSGAMPPQMGPGMMQMPGHTGIQQGAPMPPYRPGQMQ; encoded by the exons ATGTCAAAGGAATATCTTCGATGGCAGCTTAATGCATTGGGAGAAAGAGCACAT GTGTTTTCTGCTTTTGGGTTTGTACATAAGATTACTACATTTGAGAAGACAGCTGGATTCCAG GCACTGGTGCAATTTTCTGATGCAGAAACTGCCTCTTCTGCAAAAAATGCCCTGGACGGAAGAAACATCCCTAG GTATCTGCTTCCTGAACATATCGGACCATGTACCCTTAGGATCACATATTCTGCGCATACAGATTTGAGTGTAAAATTCCAAAGCCACCGGAGCAG GGACTACACTAATCCAAACCTTCCTGTTGCACCATCAGCAATAGATGGAAGTGGAATG TTCACTGTTGGTCTTGATGGGAAAAAACTAGAACCTGAGAGTAATGTTCTTCTAGCATCAATTGAGAACATGCAGTATGCTGTCACCTTGGATGTTTTGCACATG GTTTTTTCTGCGTTTGGGCCTGTCCAGAAGATTGCAATGTTCGATAAGAATGGCGGACTTCAGGCTTTAATTCAATACCCTG ATGTACAGACAGCTGTTGTTGCAAAGGAAGCGTTGGAAGGTCACTGCATCTATGATGGGGGGTTTTGCAAACTTCACATCTCATATTCACGTCATAGTGATCTCAGTATAAag GTTAACAATGACCGGAGTCGAGATTATACAATTCCTAACCCAGCAATGGTGAACCCCCAGCCTTCTATTCTGGGGCAACAGCCTGTTCCTACTGTTGGCCCTCCGGCTCATCCATACAGTGGAGCTCAGTTTGCTCCACACACAGAGCATCCAGTGATGCCTCAGCCTTCAGCTGGATGGACTGCTGCTGTTCCAGCTGGACCCCATTCGATGCCTCCGCAGATGAATAATCATCCTTACTTTCCATCTGGAGCAATGCCACCCCAAATGGGCCCTGGAATGATGCAGATGCCAGGCCATACTGGCATACAACAGGGTGCACCAATGCCACCTTATAGACCTGGTCAGATGCAATAG